Genomic segment of Arachis stenosperma cultivar V10309 chromosome 4, arast.V10309.gnm1.PFL2, whole genome shotgun sequence:
CTGGCAACCGCCGAAGAGATTGATGATATATTTCTGGGCGATGCGGAGGTTAGCAAACAATCACTTTATATATACTATGATTAATCATTTCAGGTGTGAATGGATGCTTTTACCTTAAAAAGTGATGTTGTCATGAAGAGCTCTTTGGAGCAGAATTAGTTTCCCTTTGTTTCTACTTTTTAATTGATCAACACAGTTTTTTATGCTCCTCTTTTAATTTCTCATTATCTTAGCCATCTTAGCAAGTTATCGTTCATAGTGAAAACTGTATATTCTGATGTTCtatttattctttgttttttgcAAATTGAAGGTTTGGAGAAGACCGGCAATAGGACAAGCAGGTCCATTAGGAGGTGACTTCCCCCTAGTCACCAAAGAAGGATGTAATGTTCTTGATCTTATATTTACTTCTCCAATTGCAAGCCTTGGTAAGTGTTACAGTTATCCTACCTCTTTCAAGATCTAGCCTTGTTATTCGTACGAGTCTATTCAGCTGACTTAGTGATCATACCTGCAGCTGAAGTAGCAAAACGCCTTGATACTGTGGATGGTGTTGTCGACCATGGGGTCGTATCTAAAATCCCGTTAGTTTTCTAATCTTAACTTTTATAATCTTCGAAGTTTTGGACAATTGGTTGACAGTGAAACTGATTGAACTAGATAAGATGACAAATATATCGGAAGAATCCGATAGAGCCAAGTGTCTGTTGAGCTCAAAATACTTAGTTGAATGATGTTTTGTTGTTTAACCTTATCTTGTTTCTAGATTCAGGCAATGTTTTTTTTCCCACAATGTTGAATCCAAATACTCTATAGTCTGTCACACTATGTTCATCAAAATTGGTTAAGAATGCAAGCATGTTCAACATCTTTGTTTGCATTACTGTATGATGTGATTGAGAATGTTATTACATTGATTTTATTAGTATTCTTCATAGaagaaaagtaattaaattaaaataagcaAGGAAATTGTCATGTTTGGAAACACAAATTGAGTTGCTTGTGTtcattttgtgatgcagatgTACAGTGGTAATTGCTTCTCCAAATGGGATGAAAATTTTGGACAAATTGACCGCAGATATAGTGGGATAGGCTACACTTGTTAtagttatttaatatttatatatacttCTGCCTTGAGGTTTTGAATGTAAATGTGGTTATAGTTGTTCTTGAAGCCTCTTTTCTTCcctttatttattcatttattttcgTCCTCCCTCCCAAATATTTGTTATATAAGATGTATGTTTTTGTAAAGATTATGACATGATTGTGAACTGTAGGATACTAGCATTATTACTATGTagaactattgtattagaagatgaatttatttctttgaattgttttttttaaaagaaaaatgtttatAAAACTCAAATTTTATAACGAATTTATACTCGCTCAACTTTAGGCACAACTTAACTATTAAATCCGATATTCTCGTTAGCCACTTGATTTAGCTCGAGTTGGATTCAccaaaattaactaattaagtaCAGTTGAGATACTAATGGCTTGaatatcaaaaagaaaaaaaaaaagataaaatttttttattgaatacACAACATAGTAACCACAAGGAACCATCAAAGAAAAATGTTAGAGGATTagtaaaatttattgtttttttgtAATAGttagtcattaatatttaaaagtatgtTGTTagattactaaaataaaaaaattgaattgatgaCTAGAAGTGATggtcaaaaataattaattctgcTGGCTTTTGAGTATTTCTAACCATGAAATAGACAAATTTAgttcttttttcaatttttttggcACAGTAAATGTTAGGCAGGTAATTCTAAACTCTtctaaagattttttttaaaaatttcaactCCCATTTTGTTCAAAGATAATTGGGCTATAcatttaaagaaaataatataaaatcattagataatttgatataattaattaaattatttaacataactcatatttaaatatttactaTTATCTTTACTCAAAAATATCTCCATATGAAAAATCACTTTGGCTTTAACCTcaaaacataaaagaatcatattttttttgtcacgaaaagaatcagatttttttttttaagttatctCCTGACTGGCAAGTCaataaataatttgttaaaaatcgGAACTCtgtttaaaaatttattgttagCCAATAAATTACTGCATGTATAAGTTGAGATTTGAATTCCAAacaaatgaaaataatgcaGCCGAGACCTAAGACCAAATGGTAATGATATTGCCTCTTAATCAAGCTCTCCCATTTTCAAATCTCAGCTGAGATTGGGATGAGATTTTTTTTGACACGGTGAGAGTCGGGCTCTCCCGGCCCACACCCAGGAAAAACTCGAAAACCAGACCCACCCAACCCGACATTTTCTAATTCAAACTACCTTTCCCTCTCACCATCGCTCATCTCTCTCACTCTGACTACTGAACCTCGCCATAAACAACGCTGCTCACTCCCCTGGCCAGCGTTGCGAACATGATTGGATGAGGTTTAGAAAACCTAGTGGGAGTGTGTGAGTACTGAGTAGtgtaatgacaaaaaaaaaacacttgaaaataatcaattttttttttggtcagaTGAATTAGACAATCTctaattttagatattattcatatattataCATTCACATAAGTGATACAACATATTTACACACACTACATGAATTTATTTACAGGTTCATTTTTTCTCCTATAAGACTTGAACGTGGTTGTTAAGGAAGCATATGTTATGCCACTCAACCATTTTGTTCAGTGTGGGAAGAGTGAGCCCAAGCCGAAGCCcaacaataaaacaaaaggagCCCAGAACGCATTAATACATGACCTGTTTCATTTCCGTTACTgtcagtaaaaaaaaaagtgtgttTCATTTAATCATTTGTGTCTTTCGCTCGTCAAATAGCTCAGACACGAATCACTCCCTCTTCGGTTCTTTCTGATCTGAATCTTCTGTGCGCaaagctgcttcttcttcttcgttcaGATCTGCGTCTGCACCAAACTCTGTAACAATGGCGGCACCGGACCACCTCTTCAACCTTCGCAACAACTTCTACCTTGGCGCATACCAAGCCGCCATCAACAGCAGCGACGTCTCAAACCTCTCACCGGACGACGTCGTCGAGAGGGACTCGCTGGTGCATCGCTGCTACATCGCACTCGGCCAGCTCCAGTTCGTCATCTCCGAGATCGACCAGAACGCTCCCACTCCTCTCCAAGCCGTCAAGCTCCTCGCCCTCTACTTTTCCGGCGCCTCACAAAAGGTTCATCCTCAATTTATCGCCGGAATCTCCGTAGATCTCGCTAGTTTATCGTGGTTTTGATTTGTTTGGTTGTTGGTGCAGGAATCTGCGATCTCGAGCCTCAAGGAGTGGCTGGCGGATCCAGCAATCGGGAACAACCCTACGCTGAGGTTGATCGCAGGGACGATTTTCTTGCACGAGCAGGACTTCAACGAGGCTCTTAAGTACACCAATGCCGGAGGAACAATGGAATTGTAATTCCTCTTTTCTTAAATCTCTTATTTGTGAAATGTTTAGTTCCTGTTCAATTTTGTACGGAACAATTTAATCCAGAAACATGTTAAGTTTGTTGTTGTTgccgtttttattttattaaatttgggGGAATAGTGTCGATTTCGATAAGTGGACAAATTGAATTGGATATTAGCTGTGACTTGTGTATGATGTGGTTGTTTGTATCTTCATTTAAGAGGATCTGATTAATTCTATTAGTTTATGGATCGTGTGAGTTTGTTGTGTCAACTTTGGATCTTTGGTTTCAGGCATGCATTGAATGTGCAGATCTTTATTAAGATGCATAGGTCTGATTATGCTGAGAGGCAGCTCAGGATGATGCAGCAGATTGATGAGGATCACACCCTCACACAGCTTGCCAATGCATGGCTAGATTTGGCTGTGGTAagaaatcaaatttaaaaaaattaatttgacgAATTTGGTAatcattttatgaatttggtGTGGTTGGTATTATATCAGGGTGGGTCAAAGATCCAGGAGGCACATCTCATCTTCCAGGATTTGTCTGAGAGGTATCAGTCCACCAGTTTGCTCTTGAATGGGAAGGCTGTTTGCTGCATGCACATGGGTAACTTTGACGAAGCTGAAACCCTTTTGGTTGAAGCACTGAACAAGGCAAGTTTTAGCTGGTTGATTTGATATATCTCCTTGAAGTTCTGCAATTGCTGTTAATTCATATTGCTTGTTTCTGTTAACTTTATTCACTTCAGAATGAATCTGAATAGTTTTCCTTGTATGATTTGCATAAATTgttgaatgaatgaatgaatgttGCCAGAAATTTCACACTTCATCTCTAACTGAATATTCATATATTCTCTGTGGTGATTCTTGGCTTCTAGACTTTATAGGGCTTTAAGAAATGTTACAATAGCGTTTGAcaagactttttttttttcttgggggagaaaaagacaaattttGTATGTAGTTAACAAAGTTTTTTGTGATCTTTACAGGATGCCAGGGATCCAGAAACTCTAGCTAATCTAGTTGTATGCTGTCTTCACCTTGGCAAGCCATCTTCTAAATCATTCAGGTAAACTGTCAGAACACCTTTATTGTCTGTTTCCTTCTCTGAATGAGTGGTTGCGTCTTTAGTGGAGCTTTTTTTTGGCTTTCCCCATCTGTAGTATATCTCCTTGTATTTCAATCGAAATCAAGCTAGAATTGATATAGAGGGCTGAATCACTTGCACCTTAAGAAGTGTTATTCAATAATCAACCTAGCAGGTAATATTTGTAGTTTGAATATGTACACGATAGCTGGTGTCCTTAGTCACAGGCTCATAGCATTTTAGCGTAAAATGGTAGTACTTGGTGATGAATGTAAGGAAGTAGGAGTTCAAAAATCAATTGGATGAATTGCTTTATAAGATTCAATTTTTTACTGCATAAGTTGTTTAAAGAACCCGAATATGGTGCTAAGATTTATATAAATTCAGGTGATTGAAATCTTCTTAAGTTTATACTGGTGTGGTCTGGCTACATACCCTAGGGCATATCTGTGTGCCTGAAGTGGGAAATCTAATGTAGCGGTTATTCATGTTACAGACTGATTATATTTGAAGTTTACATTAAttaaacaataatttttatGGTTGACATACTGATATTGTAGAAGCCAATCAGCACTGTGATTCTCTATCTATCCTATTTTCATCCCATTGGTGTGTCAATGCTGAACTTGTTCTGttagataaagataaagattaTTAACATATTATTCAATGATAGTATTAAATTAAAACAACAGCATTATACTAAGATACTGCATAGTTCACGGGACTGAAATAAAGTCTAGCTCATATTATGAGAGGATATTCCACTAATGAGTGATTGGTTTGTTTTGCAGTCAGCTGAAACTTTCACACCCGGACCATGTACTGGTTAAACGAGTAACAACAGCCGAAGAAAGCTTTGATAGAGCGCTGCAATCATTTTCTTGATGAGTTAATGATTGATTTCTTGAGATTCGAATGGTGTGTCGTCTTCCAGTGCAATTGTTACACCTAATCATGGCTATTGTATTGGTTacagaattttattttatcgtACAATGTGTTTCATATTATTAGAACGTAATTAGTTGGGAAATGTCATAGGATCCAAATTTGATGACAATGTTTTGTTTACTTGAGTCTTGATGTGTAAAAGCTACAGCTCATTAATTTTGAATCTACTTCATTTTCGTCTTGTACATTTTACAGTAAAAGTAAGAAATATCATTGGGTGAAACGGAATTGCAGTGATCTGATTTGTGAACTGTGAGCATTTGGTTTTCCCTAGTTAAAAAGGAAACAACTACTTGGTTTGAGTGGTTCAGCAACAAATGAACATGGAGCTCGAGGAATTTTGGGCATTGCTAGACAACAATATTTAACAGCAGTGAGTATATAtagttgtatatatatacttgTTTTTCATGTTTACTAGTAGTCTTGGATTGAAATTATATTACTTCCTTTGATATGGTTGCAATTACTTATGCAAATAAAAGCTAGGTTTGCACAAATGGAACTTTGATGGCTGCATACATTCCAAATTCTAAAAACCTACATGCGCCGCTCGCTCTCTCTCTTTCATGTTCAACATGATGCTATACTTGATATGGAAAAATTATTAGCATCAGAATTTATCAGtaactaataattaatcttTGGTATCAGCTGCACACATTAAGGGCATTTTTTAACGACACTGCAATTAGAAAGTTTACATAGAAAATGCAAAACAAATGTAAATATTTAAGTTTCTTTATGGATTAAATGCATTGAAAagatcattttttttttacttttattctCTTAAACCATGGTGGTCTTAAAATGATTACAATTATTTACCAGCAAAGCATTAAAACTTTGaacataataaatatataaggGAAAAACACTTTCAAAGATTATAAGTACGGAATaacaaaaccaatgatgcaaaAACTGTCGGCAAAATGAAAGATCAATTCGTGGGCTCGAGTTGCTCTATCCAGCGGAGACACATTGAGCCACAGATTTCTGTTTCAACCTTTCACGTGCAAACTGTCACACACTCTTAATACCAGACCAATTTGTTGACCCACAAAGAATATGAATAGACAGGGAAGAagctcttttatttatttcttctGAAAATAGCTATTTTCTTGGCCAATAAAGAATAAGCTAAATTCTATTTTGTGTTTATTGTTTGGCTGCTTTTTCGGTGATCAGGACCTCTCAATGTTTACGTTAACAAGAAAATCATAATCtcgtttaatatttttaattttaattatggAAAGCTATATAATGCAAgcatacttttctttttgtgtTTCAATTTGAAATAAATCTACAAATTTAAGTAAATTCTGGTCAATGCTGCATTAGCCAGAGCATTCATTATATTATTGAATCATTGTGTGGTTGAATTACATGTAAGTATAATAATGAATGAAGCTACCAACCCTCTCTATATGAACAAAAAATCAGCCTAACATACATGTATGAGAGCAATCAAAGGGGCAGCTGATATGGTTTGCTATGCTAAAAAGCTTTCTAGAAAGCTTCAGATTGCAGAGGCGATCCCGTAACCGTCACGGTGGTATTTCTGCCACTTCCATGCAACCTGCAAACTCTTCTCGAGGTCAGTGTGTTGTGCAGTCCAATTCAGTTCGACTCTGATCTTTGTTGGATCGCTATACACCTCGGCATAGTCACCCGGCCGACGCGGAAGATAGTCTACCTTAATGTCCACCCCGGTAGCCTTCTTGCAAGCATCCACAAACTCCTTGACTGATCTacctgaaaaagaaaaaaaaacaaccGCCCAGCATGAGAATCTTGAGATAACCAAGAAAACCGAGTTTGATTTCTCAAGAAAATTTATGCAGAGTGGTTCATATCCAAAGTGCTAACTAAAACCTACCCTTTCCGGTGCCAACATTGTAGATCCCAACTTTACCAGGTTCTGCCTTTTGAAGAGCTTTTACATGAGCATCAACCAAGTCAGTTACGTCAATATAATCCCGAATGCATGTTCCATCTGGTGTTTTATAATCTGTTCCTTTAACCTGAAAGGTCACAGCAACCAAAATGAACACAGGAAAGATGAAAGCGACAATTATTTGGAAACGGAGACAGTAAAGATGAAAAATTTGACAAGCGCAACTACTCTGATAATCAAGTAAATAGTAAAATCATCATGAGTTAGATTACTTTGGAAAGCATCGGGGGCTATGCGTCGAATGTTTAGTATGAATTATCGATTCTCTAAATTATGCATCAAAGGTTTAGTTCCATTATTAATCCCCTAGAcggattttatatttttctgaCTTAAGTAAATAATTTACAATTCGGTTTCAGACGATTAAATAACGACAATGACCGGCGGCATACCTTTAAGCCAGATGTAATACTACGAGCTGCATCAAAGCAGGCACCTGAAATACGACCATGCTCGCGTAGTTCAGGTCTTGGAGCCTCACCTAATCTGCCCTCGGGATCAGATCCAATCACATTGAAGTATCTAGATGGCAAAAGAAAAGTTATCAAGGATAAGCATCTAAGCAAAAcctaaattattaaatttctaCCTAATATGCATGACATTTGAACCATGCACACCTTGCATGGTTTCAGCAAAAAGATGATATACTAAGAATCATTGATAATGATGGGAAATCAGGAATGTAATGTAAAAGACAAACCTCAAAATCATTACTGCCATCTTCGAATTTTTGGAAAAATCAATGATAATATCTTCTGCCATCTTCTTGGCTTTTCCATATGGATTAATTGGATGCTGACATTGGAAAATACCCATATCTATCAAAGACATtacaagaagcaaaaaaaaaaaaaaaaagcaaagatTTGTCAACCAAAGTCCTTAAATCAGACCACATTAGATTCCAACCTGTTCTGTTTCTTCTGTAATGGGCATCTTTTCGGGTTCCCCATATGTGGCACATGTGCTAGAATATATCAATGTCTTCACACCATACTTGGCCATATTCTCCACTACCAACAAAGTATTTGATGTAATATTATGATAATACCTAACACAAAAGTAAGTtcattaaataaacaaaagtataacagagaaaaatgaattttacatCAAAGCATCTCATCTACATCTCATAAAAATAACTTATTAGTAGTGATTCACATCCCTAAAGAAAAGCTTCAAGTACTTACTTAAGAGGATACATTGTGCTTTCTCCGACATATGCGACAGCAGCAAAGTGCATGACAGCATCGAATTTATTCTCCGAGAATATTTTATCAACCTGATTCCTAGTTAAGTAGACAATCTTTTTGGCATTCTCTAACATGTACTTCAATCAGAATTAAAAGCAACACCAAAAGAAACCTTGTAACAAGGAAAGATAGTAAGGATACAGATTTTGGATCTCCCAAGTCAGCATATATAAATTGAAGCCTTCCAGGTTCCGAAAATAAGTTTTGAAGAACCCTCACAGCACCCAAATTTCCACGTGAAAGGTTATCCTGAAATGCCGAACATGCATTATGTCCAATGCACAAACAATAGTGGGCTTGTTGACCTTATCCGAGaagatttgaatattttgaAGACACATACCACTATGGTGACACGGTAATTGTCTTTCAGGAGTCGCAGAGCGGCATGTGAACCGATATAGCCGGCACCCCCTGTCACCAAAACGTGAGTGACCCCTGGTTCACGAATGGAAAACTggagaaaaaggaaaaggagaagaataaaTAAGATGATGGAATAACTTAGATTTAGATAGAAATATAACATGAAACTAAAACCAAAAAGAACAATCaataacaaaaaacaaaaaagggacAAAAGAAAACTGGAAAGAACTTTGTCTATCTTCTACAAATTTCTTCTTAAGGATAGCCCTCTATTATTCATTCCTCTGGTTTCTTTTAACATTTATCCATCTGAATCGACAATGCTAGAAGTTAGAAGAACAATATATTCACTTTAAGGTATTTTTTTCATTAGCAAAAATCGACTGCCAAATAAGCATTTATGCAGCAGCTATGACATTGAATTCCAATAAAACTTCATCAACATAAACCGTAAATGTCACATTATAGGATTACCGGACTAGGTGAATTCAACGATGGAGATCTCTTGATCATGATAATGCATAATGTTGTTAATGCTGCGGCAAGCaaaatttttccaaaataattgCCCTTCCTTTTTGGATCCGTATAGTCCATGcctaaaagaaaaacaaacacaagtaagaatatatatatataaacttcaattataagtaaaaagaaattatttagtaAACAACCAAGCAACATGAAATAAACTACAGAAATTTCGCAATTGACAACTTGTGCATTGTCAATTACAAACATGATGGTATAAACATGCATCCCACCTACCCTATACCTAGAAAAGGATCTTTTCAATTCTTAACTTAAAATCAATGACGCTCTAAGTATCCAAGCTTCATTGAATATAAATATAGAGATGGCATGCCCTAATATGTGCTCTAATTGGGCAGACATAATCATACCTCCCAACGACATAGCTCGGGTTGCCCTTGGCTGACTTCGGGACCTACCAATGTTTAGCATTTGCAAAATCAATAAGGTTTTCCTCCCCAATATCAGTGATCACATCAAGCTCCACTCCCCTGGAAAAACAGACAGTATAAgttttatgattattattattttcaaaaacaaatacaAAACCAAGAACACAGTTCAAAATATGATATCAAAATGTTCAGACACTAAAGACCATACAACTTTTGCAAACAAAAGAAACCCCCCAccaataaatatttgaaaacaCAAAGCTGATGCTGATGGAAGACAAAGTAGCTAGAAATGTAAGATCCATAGAACCCCAGAAGAAGAAAATCTTAAAGCAAACTAATGAAAGCTGAAAATCCCCCTGTTCATATTTCACAACAACATTGCAAAAGGCATGCACAAAATCATCCAccaccacaaaaaaaaaaaaaaaagagacgaGA
This window contains:
- the LOC130976711 gene encoding coatomer subunit epsilon-1-like — translated: MAAPDHLFNLRNNFYLGAYQAAINSSDVSNLSPDDVVERDSLVHRCYIALGQLQFVISEIDQNAPTPLQAVKLLALYFSGASQKESAISSLKEWLADPAIGNNPTLRLIAGTIFLHEQDFNEALKYTNAGGTMELHALNVQIFIKMHRSDYAERQLRMMQQIDEDHTLTQLANAWLDLAVGGSKIQEAHLIFQDLSERYQSTSLLLNGKAVCCMHMGNFDEAETLLVEALNKDARDPETLANLVVCCLHLGKPSSKSFSQLKLSHPDHVLVKRVTTAEESFDRALQSFS
- the LOC130976022 gene encoding UDP-arabinose 4-epimerase 1-like, translating into MLNIGRSRSQPRATRAMSLGGMDYTDPKRKGNYFGKILLAAALTTLCIIMIKRSPSLNSPSPFSIREPGVTHVLVTGGAGYIGSHAALRLLKDNYRVTIVDNLSRGNLGAVRVLQNLFSEPGRLQFIYADLGDPKSVDKIFSENKFDAVMHFAAVAYVGESTMYPLKYYHNITSNTLLVVENMAKYGVKTLIYSSTCATYGEPEKMPITEETEQHPINPYGKAKKMAEDIIIDFSKNSKMAVMILRYFNVIGSDPEGRLGEAPRPELREHGRISGACFDAARSITSGLKVKGTDYKTPDGTCIRDYIDVTDLVDAHVKALQKAEPGKVGIYNVGTGKGRSVKEFVDACKKATGVDIKVDYLPRRPGDYAEVYSDPTKIRVELNWTAQHTDLEKSLQVAWKWQKYHRDGYGIASAI